Within the Solibacillus silvestris genome, the region AACTTTTCTTGTACTTCGCGTGCATAATCATAATGCACTGCGTTTGATACAGGAATAATTGTTGCTTGCACTGGCGCCAACCAAGTCGGGAATGCCCCTTTGTATTCTTCAATTAAGAATGCTACGAAACGTTCCATTGTCGATACAACACCGCGGTGGATAACAACTGGGCGTTGAGGCTGACCGTCTTCACCAATGTAAGAAAGGTCGAAGCGTTGTGGTAATAAGAAGTCAAGTTGTGCAGTCGATAATGTTTCCTCTTTACCAATAGCTGTTTTTACTTGAACGTCTAGCTTCGGACCATAGAATGCTGCTTCATCTTCTGCGATGAAGTAATCATAACCAAGCTCATCCATTGCTTCTTTTAACATCGCTTGTGCAGTTTCCCACATTTGATCGTCATCAAAGTATTTCTCAGTGTTGTTCGGATCGCGGTAAGAAAGACGGAATGAGAAATCTTTAAGATCAAAGTCTTTATAAACTTCTAAAATCAGTTCCACTACTTTTTTGAATTCTGCTTTAATTTGATCCGGACGTACGAAAATGTGCGCATCATTTAAAGTCATCCCGCGTACTCGTTGTAGACCAGATACGGCACCACTCATTTCATAACGGTGCATTGTTCCAAGTTCTGCGATACGGATTGGTAAGTGACGGTAAGAGTGCAGACCGTTTTTGAATACCATCATATGGTGAGGACAGTTCATTGGACGTAAAACAAGTGTTTCATTGTCCATTTCCATTGGCGGGAACATGCCATCTTGATAGTGCTCCCAGTGTCCTGATGTTTCGTATAATTTTTTCGAGCCAAGCACTGGTGTGTAAACGTGTTTGTAACCTAAAGATAATTCTTTATCTACAATATAACGTTCAATAGTACGGCGGATTGTTGCACCGTTTGGTAACCAAAGTGGTAAACCTTGACCAACTGTTTGGCTAGTCATGAATAAATCCAATTCTTTACCGATTTTACGGTGGTCACGTTCTTTTGCTTCTTCAAGCATTTGAAGGTGGTGCTTCAACTCGTCTTTAGTGAAGAATGCAGTACCGTAAATACGTTGCAGCATTTTGTTGTCTGAGTTACCGCGCCAGTAAGCACCTGCTAATGATAATAATTTGAACTCTTTTAATTTGCCTGTAGATGGTACGTGTACACCACGGCAAAGGTCAAAGAAATCGCCTTGGTAATAGATTGATACTTGGTCATCTGCTGGTATTGCTTCAAGTAGTTCTAATTTGTATTCGTCGCCGACTTCCTCGTATATTTTTTGTGCTTCATCACGAGAAACGTTTTTACGCTCGATTTCGATGTTTTCAGCAATGATTTTTTTCATTTCTTTTTCGATTGCTGGTAAATCTTCTGCAGTAATCGGTGTTGGTGAATCGATGTCATAGTAGAAGCCTGAATCGATAACTGGACCGATACCTAATTTTGCATCCGGGTAAAGACGTTTTACTGCCTGTGCTGTTAAGTGGGCAGTTGAATGGCGAAGAATTTCTAACGCTTCGTCTGATTTGTTAGTAATGATTTCGATCGCACCATCTTGTTCGATTCCTGTTTTGGCATCGATTAATGTGCCGTTGATTTTCCCTGCTAAAGTTGATTTTTTAAGACCTGGGCTGATTGAGCCTGCAACGTCTAATGTAGATGTTCCCTTGGCAAATTCCTTTACTGCGCCATCCGGGAATGTTAATTTGATCATTTCTGACATGTTGTTGTCCTCCTTTATTAATTTAAAAATAAATTATTTTGTATTGAAGAGCGAAGGGCATTTTGAGACTAAACTAGTTGATTGGAGTGAAGGCGGCGAGTGTAGCTGACGGCTAACGCCTTTCGCTACAAACTGCGTTTCCTGGGGAAATAGCGTGACGCCTGAGACGTTCGTGTAAGGCCACGCCCCCGGAAAGCGTTCGCCGTAACTGAAATCAACGGTATTAGTAGCTTCTCTTATTTTTTAGGCAAAATAAAAAGCACCGTCCCAACAAAGGGACGATGCTGTATGCTCGTGGTGCCACCCTTCTTCCTTCTTCGCAAAACGAATCAGAAGCTCTCGGTCAGTTAACGTACTGAGAAACGATGACGGATTGGCCCCGTCACTGCTCGAAGGTAGTAAAGTAAAACGCTTGTGCTAGGAAGCTTGCAGCCGTGTCTTCCCTCTCTAAAAGCCAGTTCGTTAAACTTGTTGTCCTTTTCAATGCATTTATTGTTTATTTACGTACAAAGTATACGCTCGATTTTGCAGAAATGCAATATTGAAAAATAAAACTTTCAATATTTTATTTTCTGCGGTTTGTTCCTGTAATTTCAAGCGGTGTTGTTAATGCCTGTACTCGTTGTAAAATACGGCCCGATTTCATTTCGTCAATTGCCCCATGTTCGGTTACCGCCCATTGTTCTTCCAATTGTTTGTAATTGAAGTTGGACGATATAAACGTCGGTAATTTTTCCGCCATTCGATAATGCAAGATTGACCCGATAATTTCATCTCTTGTCCATGTAGAAATCGGCTCTGAACCTACATCATCCAGCATCAGTACCGGCACTTTTTTTACAAAATCGATTTTCTGCTCAATCGATCCCTCTGTTACCGACGACTTTAATTCTCGGATGAATTCCGGCATATACACTAACAAAGTTTGAATCCGTTCTTTGGATAAAGCATTTGCGATGGCACCTAAAATATAGGTTTTGCCAACACCAAATGTTCCGTATAAATACAGCCCTTTTGCAGGAAGTTCTTTTGTTTCCCGATATTGCTTCCTGAATTCGACCATAAACTGTGTTGCAGCCATACGGGAGTTATCATTCATATCCATTTCATTAAAGTCTGCATTCAGGACATCTTTTGGCATATACATGGTCTTCATCATTGAAGCTAGCTCACGCTGATCATCTTCTTTTAACATTTGCTCACACTTGCGGTAAATAATATTAATCTGACCATTTGAAAGCATTAATTGCGGAACATGGCCTTTATAGAAATTTTGACACTGCGATGTTGAACCGGCTCCACAGCAAGTGTGCTTTTGCTCTACAAATTCAAAAAGTGTCGTCATTCCATATTGAATAACAGCGGAGTTTTCCGTCATATTATGGTCATTCATAAACTGTTGTACACTTGGATGTGATAGCACCCGGTTTTTTAATTCATTATATTTTTGCTCAAATGATGGGATATTAATTTTATTGAGCGAATCTTTTATTGGTTCGATCGTACTCACCTGCTTTTTAATCACTATTTAATTGCTCTAATAACTTTTTGCGTTGCTCTTCAAAATCAATTGGGTTTTGAGTATTGCTAGAATTAGTTTGTTGTACAGGTACCTGATCTTTTTCTTTAAACCAATCCGGCACTACGCCAACTTTCCTTGCACCGCGTTGTTTGTTCTTCTTGTCTTGCATTTCAGTATAAACTTTCGCTTGGGTAATCGTCTGAATTTTATTGTTTCGCCATGTATTTGCGACACTGTTAATATATTTTTCAGGCAATGCACCTTCTGTCTTTTCCATTACATACTCTAGCATGTAATTGACGACAGCCGGGATCATCTTGTAATGCAGGATCAACTTTTCTGCTGTTGCGACAACATACGCAAATGGTTCATGACCATCGTTTAATTCTTTTGTAAAAAGATAAGGCGTCGCTTTTTCATAGCGGGCCAATTCAGGCGTAAACACATAATCCCCCGGATAATATTTCGGTAAATCCTGCTCGGTAATTTTCACGTCTACTTTGTTTTCTTTATAATTTGTTTCAATGTAAGCAAGTGCATCTTTAGCCAACAGGATATCTTTCAGCTGCATATTTAGTGCCAGCGTCTGAATTTGATTACGTCCAAAACGGCTCGTTTTATTCGTTAATATAAATTCAAGAATTGCGTTGACAACACCAACTTTAATGCCATGTTTTAATACAAGGTCATCCACTTGCTTCACTAACATTTCAACCGGTTCTTTACCGTTAAGTAAGTTTTTCATGAAATCATATGGCAATGTTTCATCGAAAGCCGGAATCCATTTTGACATATCCTTAACCGTAACTTTAAATGCAAGCGGTGTATCCATCGTAATTTTAGAAGCCTTCAATTGAGATCCATCGCTTTCTTCAACAATACGAAGGGCTTCCAAAGCATTTGCAGGCGGATTTAACATCCAGTTACCTGCGATTGACTGCACAAAGTTTTTTGTCAGTTTCCCGTTACTCTCGTTGTAGGCATATTCCATCAGCACGTTGACAGCGCCGACCGAAAGCCCTTGCTGCAATACGAGTTCCTCCGCTAAATCGACAATAAATTTTACCGGCTTTTTCCCTTTATACAGCGATTTCAAGAAATAATAAGGAACCGTTTTATCATAGTGAATTGATTGGTCATCTACCGTTAAATAATCTTCTGTCACTTTAATAAGATTGCGTTCATTTCGCTTTTCAATATAGTCCAATGCTTGCTCTGCTGTTTTAATTTGATTGTATCGGATTTCAGATGCCAACGCTTCTACAAACGATTCTGGTAGGTTTCCTTTTGTTGAATCCCAAACATGGCGAATAATGACGTTCGCCACTTCGATCGGTATATCATAAGAACTGTAAAGCGATTCTGCTATTTTCACATGCCCTGAAAACGGTTCTTCACCATGAGTCAATATAAGTAAATACTGATAAGGCGTAGAATTTTTAAAATCAACTAACGCTGAATCAGGAGAATCATTTTTCGAGTTATTATTTTCTTCAACTTTATTCAAATCGTTATTCGTAACCGTAATTTGCGATAAATTTTTCGATTTACGATCACGGTAGCTATGTTCAACTTTTGCAATTTCCATTGTATTTTCAGCTGTTTTTGCACCTTTTTTCAGCCAGTTATTCATGACAACCTTCATAAAGTTTTTATTGTAATTCAGTTCATCATTCATTGAAATATAATGAATCAAAACATTCAATGTGCCGTAAGATACCCCTTTTCTAATGAAATTGTTAAATTCCATTACAACGGATTCCGGTGGCAAATAACCATTAAATTTTTGAAAAACTTCTATCGGTGAGGTTTTTTCTAAATACTCGATTAAACCTTCTTTATCATTAATATTTCGCTGTGTTTTTGCAGGTGCAGTGTTCATTACTTCTACCGAACGGAAAATGTCCTGTTTTTTGATCAGTTTCGGTTTCGAGACACCGACGTTCAACTGGTAATATTCTTCACAGCGTTTTTCCAGCTCTTTTTTTGTAAGTCCATCATCTGTATCCCATGCCAATAACACAATTCTTTGCATGTCCGTTACAGAGAAATTGTACATGAAAGCTAATTTGGCAATAGCAATTTTAATATCAAGTGTAAATAATTTACTCGGAATCAAGTTTTGGCTCATGCCCATCATGAAGCTTTTGAAATCAAATAAGTCATACTCAAACGGGTACGACATTTTTGAACGTTCATTTACCGAACCTGTATTTTCCTGCATGACTTGCTTTAGCTCAGTTTCTGTTATTGCTACAAATGCATCGTTAAAGCTGCATGTCACATCTTTGTATCCATGTAAGGAAATATCATGTTTCGTTAATTTATTTCGCAATGCTTCATACTGTTCACGACCGATTTTTCGTAAAAGTGCTACCGAAAGAATCGAATCGTCAAAAAAATCGCGGCCAGTCAAAGGCGGATATAAAATATACTTCATTGATTTATATGAATCCATCATTTTTTCAAATGACTTCACTAAACCAATTGCCTCTAATACAATTCTTGCTTGTAGTAATTGCTTCGGTTTAAAACTTAATGAATCTAGCAGGTTGCTATGAAAACAAGTTGCTTTTTCCTGTTGTTGTGTTTCAACCCATAACTTTAAATATAATGCGGTAGCTTCAACACCGATAATCGGCTGATAGCATAATTGCAATGCAAGCTGATGCTCACTAGTGATATTTTGAGGGCAATGAATTTCACAATGGTCATATGGATTTAGCTGATTCATCATTACCATTTATCCCTCCTAACACTTATTTGTCATTTGACTGACGGGTCATAATTTCTTTCAGTTCCTCGATAAAGACTGTAATATCTTTAAATTGACGGTAAACAGAGGCGAAGCGCACATAGGCCACCTCATCAATTTTTGCAAGTCGGTCCATCACCATCTCCCCGACATTTTCCGAGCGTACTTCCGCATTGCCTAATCGGCGTAATTCCTTTTCAATTGATAGGACAATCTCTTCTAATTGATCTAATGCAACTGGTCGCTTTTCACATGCGCGGATCAGACCACGCAACACTTTTTCACGACTAAACTCCTCGCGTGAGCTATCCTTTTTCACTACGATTAAAGGGGTTTCTTCAATTTTTTCAAATGTCGTAAAGCGAAAAGCACAAGATTCACATTCACGACGTCTGCGAATTTCTTTATTATCATCAACAGGTCTTGAGTCTACAACGCGTGTACCGTTGTATTGACAAGCTGGACATCTCATATAATAATTTCTCCTAAAAGTTAGTTTATTCTATTATAACAAAAACAACGCGCTTGAAATAGTGCTTCACGCGCGTTGAAATTTTCCAATGGAAAGTCATTCAATTATATAGTGCATTGGTGCTTCACACAATAGAAAAAGCCTTTTGCAAAAATGGTTTGATTTTCCGCAAAAGGTTTTTCTGTTACATCAGACGTATTTACGCCTTTTTGAAGTGATCTATCACATTTTAACAAGCATTAAAATTATGCATTTACTGTTGCTAATTCGTTTGCAATTTTCTTTGTTAAGTCTACTACGCGTGCAGAGTAACCCCACTCATTATCATACCATGCGATAACCTTTACTTTACGGTCTCCCAATACAATCGTAGTTAAGCCGTCTACAGTAGATGAGTACGTTGTTGTATTGTAGTCAGAAGATACTAATGGCTCCATAGAGAAGTTTAAAATACCGTTCATTTTGCCGTCAGCTGCCGCCTTAAATGCCGCATTTACTTCTTCTACTGTAACGTCTTTTTCTACATCTACAACTAAATCAACTAAAGAAACGTTTGGTGTTGGTACACGTAATGCCATACCATGAATTTTCCCATCCAATTCCGGTAATACAAGGCGCAATGCTTTTGCTGCACCAGTTGAAGTTGGGATAATTGATGATCCGCAGTTACGCGCACGACGTAAATCTTTATGAGGGTTATCGATGTTGTTTTGATCGTTTGTATAAGCGTGAACTGTTGTCATTAAGCCGTTTACAATGCCGAACTCATCGTTTAATACTTTTGCTACAGGAGCTAAACAGTTTGTCGTACAAGATGCATTTGAAATAACATCATGCTTTGATAAATCCAATTTATCATCATTTACACCTAAAACAACGGTAATATCTTCATTTTTACCAGGAGCAGTTAAAATAACTTTTTTCGCGCCAGCTTCAATATGTTTTGCTGCTTTTTCACGTTCATTAAATTTGCCAGTAGCTTCGATTACGATATCTACACCCATTTGAGCCCATGGTAATTTTAATGGATCGCGTTCACTAACTAATTCAACACGTTTGCCGTTTACAATTAAGGCACCTTCGACTGCTTCTACAGTCCCCGGGAACATACCATGATTTGTGTCATACTTAATTAAATGTGCTAACGTTTCAGATGGATAGCTTGCATTCACCGCTACGATATTCACGTCACCGCGCATCATTGCTTGTCGGAACACCATACGACCAATGCGGCCAAAACCATTAATTGCAATAGAAACTGTCATATTATTTAAATCCTCCTAAAAGTACGATTCATTCGTTTTGTTTATTCGTTGATTAGTATAACACATATTATAAAAAGTTGAACATATTTAATCCACTAAATTAAATTTGTTATTTTCAGATAATACATACCCTCAAAATAAAAACCTCAACCCAATTTTTAATAAAATTAGTTGAGGTTATATTTTACTTCAGTACATTCCATTCATACAAAATATTTTGAAGCTGAATTGCCGTATCTTCCAGCGTACCGTTATTATGAATGACAGCATCAGCTAGCTGTTCTTTTTCTTTTACCGGAATTTGTGAGGCAATACGGGCATTTGCTTCATCTTCCGTAAAGCCGTTTCGTTCCATTAAGCGCTGCAGCTGAACTTCTTTATTTACAGAAACAACAATGATTTTTTCAACGAAATGTTCCAGCTTGCTTTCAAATAACAGCGGAATATCCATGAAAATGTTTTTTTCTCCATAAGACATTAATTCATCACGCTGACGCAGCATTTCTTCACGAATAGCCGGATGTATAATGCTATTTAAAGTTTTTCGCATTTCTTCATCATGAAAAATAATACTTCCCACTTTTGCACGGTCCATTGAACCATCGTGTGCAACGACTTCCGGTCCAAATGCTTCCGCAATTTTTTTTAATGTCGGTGTACCAGGCTCGACTACTTGCCGCGCCACTAAATCGGCATCAACGATTGGTAATCCGTATGACTCAATCATTTTAGCAACTGTACTCTTTCCACTGGCAATACTACCTGTTAAACCAATAATCACAGCAATTCCCCTTTATTTTTGACATTGCGGACAATATGTTGATGTTCTGCCCGCAATTACGAGCGACTCTGTATTTGTTTCACATACAACACATTGCTTTTTCCCATACATTTTCAGTCGATGCTGCATTGTTCCAGCACCACCATTAATACTGCGATAGTCTGAAATTGTCGATCCACCCGAATCTATGCTTTCCTGCAACACATCACAAATCACACGAAAGAGCGTCGTCTTCTGCTCGCGGCTTAACTCATTCGTTGCTTTTCCAGGATGAATAAGCATTTTGAACAATGCTTCGGTTGCATAAATATTCCCGCAACCAGAAATCACCTGACCGTCCATGATGACTTCTTTAATCGGTTTTTTCGCGAATTTCGGTTTTTCACTTTGCATGATGAAAAAATCACAGGCGATTTCATCAAAAGGCTCCGGTGCCATTTTTAACAATGGTGGATGATCGGCAATTTCTTTAATAAACCGTAATTCACCAAAACGGCGGATATCTGCATAGACAAGCAATTCTCCGCTTGCCAATGTGAATATTGCATGAATATGCTTGCGGAATTTTTCTTCCGTTATCTCCAGCACATCAGTAACAACAAACCATGCGCCACTCATCCCTAAATGATTCACTAAAATAAAACGTTCATCATCTTTCTTGAGATGAAAGAATATATATTTTGATCTGCGCTCCAATTTATCGATTTTCATATCGCGTACTAATAGTTCAAACTGAGAAGGCTTTGCGTTTTTTACAATCGCCTGTTTTCCAGCTTCATGTGATGTATAAACAACATCCGACAAAGAGACAGATTCAATCGTCTTTCCTTCTACAATTGGCCGTAAATCACGTACGACCCCTTCTACTTCTGGTAATTCCGGCATAAATGGTACTCCTTATTTCGCATCGTACCATGTAGCACCATATGAAAACTCAACCTTTAAAGGCACACTTAACTTAATTGCATTTTCCATAACTTCAGGTACGATACGTTCTAAAATTTCAATTTCTTCTTTTGGTGCTTCAAAAATAAGCTCATCGTGAACTTGTAATAATAACTTCGTCTGTAATCCTTCTTGTTCAAGGCGTGCGTTCATATCAATCATTGCTTTTTTAATAATATCCGCTGCACTTCCTTGAATTGGTGTATTCATCGCAGTACGCTCTGCAAAACTTCTTAAATTGAAGTTCGAACTTGTAATGTCCGGCAAGTAGCGGCGGCGATTTAAAATCGTTGTAACGAACCCTGCTTTCTTTGCCTCTTCAATACTTGTATCCATATAGTTTTTTACACCCGGGAAGCTTTGCAAATAGTTTTCGATAAAAATTGCCGCTTCTTTACGGGTAATATCAAGGCTTTGCGATAAGCCGTAATCACTAATCCCGTATACAATACCAAAGTTAACAGCTTTTGCAGTGCGACGCATTAAACTTGTCACTTCGTCCGGATTCTCAAGATTAAACACATCCATCGCCGTACGCGTATGGATGTCCATCCCTTGCTGGAATGCCTCTACAAGCGCATCATCTCCGCACATATGAGCCAATACGCGCAGCTCAATCTGTGAATAGTCCGCCGCAAACAAAATCCAATCCTTTTTCGACGGAACAAATGCTTTTCGAATTTTGCGTCCTTCTTCTAAACGAATCGGGATATTTTGTAAATTCGGGTTCGTTGAGCTTAAACGCCCAGTTGAAGTTAATGCCTGCTGGAATCGGGTATGCACTTTTGAATCTTCTTTATGCACTTCTTTTATTAAACCTTCAATATATGTTGACTGCAGTTTCGCAAGCGTTCGGTACTCAAGAATATGCTTCACAATGTCATGCTCGGACTGTAACTTCTCCAGTACATCGGCTGCTGTTGAATATCCTGTCTTTGTCTTTTTAATGACAGGTAAGCCTAATTTATCAAATAAGATAACACCAAGCTGTTTCGGTGAATTAATATTGAATTTCTCGCCTGCCAGCTCATAAATTGTCGCTTCCATTACTTTAAGCTTTGCCTTCAAATCATCACCCATTTGACGTAATGTATCAATATTGACAGTTATCCCTTCGCTCTCCATTTTCCCTAAAATATGTGCAAGCGGCAGCTCCAGCTCTTTGTATAATTCAAACTGTTCATTTTCCTTCAGCTTTTGCTCTAATAAAGGCTGCAGCTTCCAAACTGCTACCGCTTTTCGGCTCACATGTTCAGCTACATGATCCGCACCTGGAACAACCCACTTCGCCCCTTTTCCGTAGATTGCTTCATTGGATTGGACATCCTGGTAACCGAATTCCTTTGCAAGTGTTGCCACATCATCACCAGATATCGACGGCTTTAAAATGTACGAAGCTAATAATAAATCGAACTCCACGCCTTTAAGCTCAATCCCTAAACGATGGAGCATTGCTTGTGTTGCTTTACTGTCCACAATATACTTTTTCTTAGTTTCATCTTGCAGCCATGCTTTTAAGTCCGCATTATCAACTACATTATCAATCGCTGTATAAACCGTACGTTCTCCGTCTGACAAGGCTAAACCGAGGGCATTACAGCTATGGTAATGTTCGTTTTCCAACTCGAGGTGGATTGCCATCGTTTCTTTTAACATGTCGCCTGTAATAGCCTGTACATTTTCAAATACTAATTCAGCTTGTTCCGTTTCTACTGCTTCAAAATCACTTTTTTCGATTAAAGATTTAAAGCCAAGCTCTTGCCATACATTAAGAAGTGCTTCCTCATCCGGACCTGCATATGCTAAATCATCAAGTGAAATTGTTAGTGGTGCATCTGTATGAATTGTCGCAAGCTTTTTTGATAAGTGAGCCATTTCTTCATTGTCTACCAGCTTTTCTTTCATTTTCGAAGCTTTCAATGAATCCATCGCTTCATATAATTTTTCAATCGTCCCGTGTTCCTTCAATAATTTAATCGCTGTTTTTTCACCAACGCCTGGAACTCCCGGAATATTATCGGATTGATCACCCATAAGCCCTTTCATATCGATAATTTGCTCCGGTGTCAGTCCATATTTTTCTTCAATATGTGCAGGTGTATATTTTTCGATATCGGTAATCCCTTTACGGGTAATATATACTGTGACATCCTCTGTTGCGAGCTGCGTTAAATCTTTATCTCCTGAAACAACGATAACTTCGATCCCTTGTCCAGCAGCCTGTTTTGCTAACGTTCCGATAATGTCATCCGCTTCGTACATTTCCAGTTCATAGCGTTTAATGTTGTATGCATCAATCAGTTTTCGAATATAAGGGAATTGTTCGGAAAGCTCTGGCGGAGTTTTTTGACGGCCCCCTTTATATTCACCGAATGATTCATGACGAAAAGTCGTTTTGCCGGCATCAAACGCAACAAGCATTTGTGTCGGATTTTCCTCACCGATAATTTTTTGCAGCATCGTTGTAAATCCGTAAGTCGCATTTGTATGAATCCCGCTGTCATTTGTCAGCAGCGGCAATGCAAAAAAGGCACGATAAGCCAATGAGTTTCCATCTAGTAAAAGCAATTTTTGTTTTGTCATGCAAGTTCCTCCAATAATATATCAATTTTGCCTTGGCGTAATTGCGTCCAGATTCGGGTTAGGCACAAAGGATGTGGGTCAGTCAGCCATTAAGGGACATACAATACTCTTCAGGAACCATAAACCGATTCTTTGACATCCGCCGGAGGCACCAACTTCATTTAGCAGATGTTTTAACATTCGCAAATGACATTCGGTACGATTATATGTTCTCTTTCTACTTTAGCGATTGTTCACATGAATTGCCAATATTTAATGTGGTGTTCGTCAGATTTTTTAAGGAAACAAAAAGGCCCCTATTGCTAGGAGCCTGTAATCTTTATTTTAACTTTTTAAATTTAAAGTTCTTCACTACTTCGCGTTTTTCTTCATAAAATACTTCTTCAAAAATTACCGTTAATAAAAAGGCATTTAAAAATGGTATGATGACATACATCGGCATGCCGCCTAAATCATATGGCATTAAACCGCGCGCAAATACTTCTACAAATCCAATTTGTGTGAAATAAAATATCATACCAATACCAACTTGCCAAATCGGACGCTTATCTTCACGTTTTTCAAACCATAGTACTTTCTTGAATGAATCCCGTA harbors:
- a CDS encoding DNA polymerase I, whose product is MTKQKLLLLDGNSLAYRAFFALPLLTNDSGIHTNATYGFTTMLQKIIGEENPTQMLVAFDAGKTTFRHESFGEYKGGRQKTPPELSEQFPYIRKLIDAYNIKRYELEMYEADDIIGTLAKQAAGQGIEVIVVSGDKDLTQLATEDVTVYITRKGITDIEKYTPAHIEEKYGLTPEQIIDMKGLMGDQSDNIPGVPGVGEKTAIKLLKEHGTIEKLYEAMDSLKASKMKEKLVDNEEMAHLSKKLATIHTDAPLTISLDDLAYAGPDEEALLNVWQELGFKSLIEKSDFEAVETEQAELVFENVQAITGDMLKETMAIHLELENEHYHSCNALGLALSDGERTVYTAIDNVVDNADLKAWLQDETKKKYIVDSKATQAMLHRLGIELKGVEFDLLLASYILKPSISGDDVATLAKEFGYQDVQSNEAIYGKGAKWVVPGADHVAEHVSRKAVAVWKLQPLLEQKLKENEQFELYKELELPLAHILGKMESEGITVNIDTLRQMGDDLKAKLKVMEATIYELAGEKFNINSPKQLGVILFDKLGLPVIKKTKTGYSTAADVLEKLQSEHDIVKHILEYRTLAKLQSTYIEGLIKEVHKEDSKVHTRFQQALTSTGRLSSTNPNLQNIPIRLEEGRKIRKAFVPSKKDWILFAADYSQIELRVLAHMCGDDALVEAFQQGMDIHTRTAMDVFNLENPDEVTSLMRRTAKAVNFGIVYGISDYGLSQSLDITRKEAAIFIENYLQSFPGVKNYMDTSIEEAKKAGFVTTILNRRRYLPDITSSNFNLRSFAERTAMNTPIQGSAADIIKKAMIDMNARLEQEGLQTKLLLQVHDELIFEAPKEEIEILERIVPEVMENAIKLSVPLKVEFSYGATWYDAK
- a CDS encoding DNA polymerase I — its product is MATSVTALFYQSNINFVKVEIFHIPILFIVILILSLFIAEDVRDSFKKVLWFEKREDKRPIWQVGIGMIFYFTQIGFVEVFARGLMPYDLGGMPMYVIIPFLNAFLLTVIFEEVFYEEKREVVKNFKFKKLK